One window of Quercus robur chromosome 12, dhQueRobu3.1, whole genome shotgun sequence genomic DNA carries:
- the LOC126710538 gene encoding LIM domain-containing protein WLIM1: MASFAGTTQKCMACDKTVYLVDKLTADNRIYHKACFRCHHCKGTLKLGNYNSFEGVLYCRPHFDQLFKRTGSLDKSFEGTPKIVKPEKPIDSEKPSANKVSSMFGGTRDKCFGCKKTVYPTEKVTVNGTPYHKSCFKCTHGGCVISPSNYIAHEGRLYCKHHHIQLIKEKGNLSQLEGEQEKDAMDENVNGREVAAET; the protein is encoded by the exons ATGGCGTCATTTGCAGGAACAACCCAAAAGTGCATGGCTTGTGACAAGACTGTTTATCTTGTTGATAAGTTAACAGCTGATAATCGTATCTACCACAAAGCCTGTTTTCGATGCCATCACTGCAAAGGAACTCTCAAG CTTGGTAATTACAATTCCTTTGAGGGAGTACTATATTGCAGGCCACACTTTGATCAGCTCTTCAAAAGAACTGGCAGTCTTGACAAAAGCTTTGAAG GGACCCCAAAAATTGTAAAACCTGAGAAACCTATTGATAGTGAG AAACCTTCCGCGAATAAAGTTTCAAGTATGTTTGGTGGAACCAGAGACAAATGCTTTGGCTGTAAAAAAACTGTCTATCCAACTGAGAAG GTAACGGTAAATGGAACTCCTTATCACAAGAGCTGTTTCAAATGCACTCATGGAGGATGTGTGATCAGCCCATCCAACTACATTGCACACGAGGGCCGACTCTACTGCAAACATCACCACATCCAACTCATCAAGGAGAAAGGCAACTTAAGCCAGCTTGAGGGTGAACAAGAGAAGGATGCAATGGATGAGAATGTCAATGGCAGAGAAGTTGCTGCCGAGACATAA